A genomic window from Salvia miltiorrhiza cultivar Shanhuang (shh) chromosome 5, IMPLAD_Smil_shh, whole genome shotgun sequence includes:
- the LOC130985033 gene encoding putative late blight resistance protein homolog R1A-3, which produces MAAAYATLVSAMNIIHSLHHHPLPPVSLPIQQVESLTQKINFLLQFLEGYNPHRDYSKEADPLESRIADAAYAAEHAIESHIFDQFTNNGENTVHQSKIRKKYMSYDGLREALEKVIKDMASIEEEAKQIQGRVEVQHQLPPDSSRSSSIPQQSSMVGAEGVKLQMMDKLTSDRLHLQIIPIVGMGGSGKTTLARTVGEERLIKDHFQICAWATISQEYVIREIFAVVLRQFNIGVADDLNEHELGEKLYKHLYGRRYLIIMDDMWSIDAWDRVRNYFPNNENGSRIVVTTRLSDLASKLSNSNSLGMELLNEADSWELLSKTVFGKEGCPLELEEIGKKIGKSCKGLPLSIVVVGGLLAKSKHTRECWEDIGENLNASVNLEDDEHCLKILYMSYKQLPIHLKPCFLYMGVFPEDKVIVNSDLIKYWVAEGFVEAVSGKRLEEIAKEYLKDLIGRNLVLRSTRYKKRCQIHDLLRDLCLREAKKERFYNTALDNEDISVLPPMSQARSLTWNDQQELSPLNMSLLRIVKSTRFNYVVQKEYLFGHVDQLVNSRFLGINFSRRMEGNFPCSIWRFWNLQTLIVHTYINEVITAPTEVWYMPRIRHVEFSEGLHLPDPPNDHDNIVLGYLQSLRIVIDFKCSEQVVKKIPNIKELIFMNGGEYCDDEMYCLSNLDCLTKLESLDCTLYGNCVINFPHSLKRLNLYMDDYCWEDILDKVGVLPHLQKLTLHDGYFNEGKWETTEGQFRSLKFLSLCLCCNLEIWRIESSHFPCLERLHLGELDELREIPLDFAEIATLREIDVDGCSDSAVVSAKKISEEHEDYYGEGALQVYVLLGRYNKARLELQRLDSPNFYVR; this is translated from the coding sequence ATGGCAGCAGCTTATGCAACTCTAGTTTCTGCTATGAATATCATACACAGCCTTCACCATCATCCCCTCCCTCCTGTTTCTCTCCCCATTCAACAAGTTGAGTCTCTCACTCAAAAGATTAATTTCCTGCTCCAATTTCTCGAGGGCTACAACCCCCATCGTGACTACTCCAAAGAAGCGGATCCATTGGAGTCTCGCATTGCAGATGCAGCTTATGCGGCCGAACACGCCATtgaatctcatattttcgaCCAGTTCACAAATAATGGAGAAAATACTGTTCATCaatcaaaaataagaaaaaaatatatgagtTATGATGGCCTTCGTGAAGCTCTGGAGAAGGTGATAAAAGACATGGCTTCTATCGAAGAGGAGGCCAAGCAAATTCAAGGAAGAGTTGAAGTCCAACATCAGCTGCCTCCTGATTCCTCGAGATCATCTTCGATTCCGCAGCAGAGTAGCATGGTGGGTGCTGAGGGTGTCAAGCTTCAAATGATGGATAAGCTCACTTCTGATCGCCTTCATCTACAGATCATTCCCATTGTAGGGATGGGCGGCTCcggtaagaccactcttgctagAACTGTTGGTGAAGAACGTCTTATTAAGGACCATTTTCAAATTTGTGCGTGGGCTACCATCTCTCAAGAATATGTCATTAGAGAAATTTTTGCAGTAGTTCTTCGTCAGTTTAATATAGGAGTTGCTGACGATTTGAATGAGCATGAATTAGGAGAAAAGTTGTATAAACATCTTTATGGTAGAAGATACCTAATTAtaatggatgatatgtggagcaTTGATGCTTGGGATAGAGTTAGGAATTATTTTCCAAATAACGAAAATGGTAGCAGAATAGTTGTAACAACAAGGCTATCAGATTTGGCTTCTAAATTATCCAACTCTAATAGCCTTGGAATGGAACTTTTGAATGAGGCTGATAGTTGGGAGCTTCTCTCCAAAACTGTGTTTGGGAAAGAAGGTTGCCCTCTTGAATTGGAGGAAATCGGAAAAAAGATTGGAAAAAGCTGCAAAGGACTTCCATTGTCAATTGTTGTGGTGGGAGGCCTTTTGGCCAAATCCAAGCATACAAGAGAGTGTTGGGAAGACATAGGGGAAAACTTGAATGCAAGTGTTAATTTAGAGGATGATGAACATTGCTTGAAAATACTATACATGAGTTACAAGCAATTGCCAATACATTTGAAACCATGTTTTCTCTATATGGGAGTTTTTCCCGAAGATAAAGTGATTGTTAACTCGGACCTCATTAAATATTGGGTTGCCGAGGGATTTGTAGAAGCAGTAAGTGGGAAAAGATTGGAAGAGATAGCAAAAGAGTATTTAAAAGACCTAATTGGTAGAAATCTTGTTTTAAGGTCTACTCGATATAAGAAGAGGTGCCAAATTCATGACTTGTTGAGAGACTTGTGCTTGAGAGAAGCTAAAAAAGAAAGGTTTTATAATACGGCATTGGATAATGAAGACATAAGCGTCTTGCCGCCTATGTCACAAGCTCGTTCTTTGACGTGGAATGATCAACAAGAACTATCACCTCTCAATATGAGCTTGTTGAGGATAGTGAAATCAACTAGATTCAACTATGTGGtccaaaaagaatatttatttggACACGTGGATCAATTAGTTAACTCACGGTTCCTTGGAATAAATTTTTCCAGAAGAATGGAGGGGAATTTTCCTTGTTCAATATGGCGATTTTGGAATCTACAAACACTAATTGTTCACACCTACATCAATGAGGTTATTACTGCGCCGACTGAAGTTTGGTACATGCCTCGCATCAGGCATGTTGAGTTCAGCGAAGGTCTTCATCTCCCAGATCCTCCTAATGACCATGATAACATTGTTTTGGGATATCTGCAAAGCCTCAGGATAGTAATAGATTTCAAGTGTAGCGAACAAGTGGTCAAAAAAATTCCCAATATAAAAGAATTGATTTTTATGAATGGGGGAGAGTACTGTGATGATGAGATGTATTGTTTGAGCAATCTCGATTGTCTAACTAAACTTGAGTCCTTGGATTGCACTTTATATGGAAATTGTGTAATCAACTTTCCCCATTCGCTCAAGAGATTGAATCTTTATATGGATGATTATTGTTGGGAAGACATATTGGATAAGGTAGGTGTGTTGCCCCATCTTCAGAAGCTCACACTCCACGATGGGTACTTCAACGAAGGGAAGTGGGAAACAACTGAAGGCCAATTTCGAAGCCTCAAATTCTTGAGTCTTTGCCTATGTTGTAATCTAGAAATCTGGAGAATTGAAAGCTCCCACTTTCCATGCCTTGAGCGCCTTCATCTTGGTGAGCTAGATGAGTTGCGGGAAATCCCTTTAGATTTTGCAGAAATAGCCACACTTAGAGAAATTGATGTGGACGGTTGCAGCGATTCGGCAGTGGTTTCTGCAAAAAAAATATCAGAGGAACACGAGGACTATTACGGGGAAGGAGCCCTTCAAGTTTACGTTCTCCTCGGGAGGTATAACAAAGCAAGACTAGAGCTGCAGAGATTGGATAGTCCTAACTTTTATGTTAGATAA
- the LOC130985035 gene encoding putative late blight resistance protein homolog R1B-16, with product MAAAYATLVSAMNIINNLHHHPRPPISLPIQQVESLTQKINFLLEFLEGYNPHRAYSKQADPLESRIADAAYAAEYAIESQILKHYTNNGENMSYDGLYEALKKVIEDIASIEEEAKRIQGRVGFQHQLHTKSTPSDSSSSSSIPQQSSMVGAEDVKLQMMDKLTSDRLHLQIIPIVGMGGSGKTTLARSIYEERLIKDHFDIRAWATISQEYVIRDIFARFLRQLNIEVDDDLSEDELGGKLYRHLYGRRYLIIMDDMWSIDAWNRVRNYFPKNENGSRIVVTTRQSDLASKLPNSNSLGMELLDEAESWKLLSKIVFGKEGCPLELEEIGENIGKSCKGLPLSIVVVGGILAKSKRTRECWEEIGENLNASVINLEDDERCLKILYMSYKQLPIHLKPCFLYMGVFPEDEEIFISELIKFWVAEGFLKPVRGKSLEEIAKECLKDLIGRNLVLRSTQYTNCCQIHDLLRDLCLREAENERFYNTTSDNVGISVLPLMSQARSLTWNVRRELSPLYLSLLRIVKTPRTEWSEEDLFGHMDQLVNSRFLQIEMYIRREGNFPCSIWRFWNLQTLIVHIDREVITAPTDFWYMPHIRHVQFLRLRLTDPPNDQDDIILGNLRRLGTVLDFKCSEQVVKKIRNIKKLIFYNGGDDEMYCLSNLDCLTKLESLECTFSGKCVINFPHSLKRLNLRSDESKFWRQDTLDMIGVLPHLQKLTLYKGVFNEGKWETIEGQFLTLKFLSLECCSNLEIWEIESSHFPCLEHLHLLGLEKLREIPLDFAEISTLRGIVMEYCSDSAVVSAKRISEEHEDYYGVGSLQVLVHLNYENEEGLESLDSPNFGVERF from the coding sequence ATGGCAGCTGCTTATGCAACTCTGGTTTCTGCTATGAATATCATAAACAACCTTCACCATCATCCCCGCCCTCCTATTTCTCTCCCCATTCAACAAGTTGAGTCTCTCACTCAAAAGATTAATTTCCTGCTCGAATTTCTCGAGGGCTATAACCCCCATCGTGCCTACTCCAAACAAGCGGATCCATTGGAGTCTCGCATTGCAGATGCAGCTTATGCGGCCGAATACGCCATCgaatctcaaattttaaaacacTACACAAATAATGGAGAAAATATGAGTTATGATGGCTTGTATGAAGCTCTCAAGAAGGTGATAGAAGACATTGCTTCTATCGAAGAGGAGGCCAAGCGGATTCAAGGGAGAGTTGGATTCCAACATCAGCTGCACACAAAGTCAACGCCTTCGGATTCATCGAGTTCTTCTTCGATCCCACAGCAGAGTAGCATGGTGGGTGCTGAGGATGTCAAGCTTCAAATGATGGATAAGCTCACTTCTGATCGCCTTCATCTACAGATCATTCCTATTGTAGGGATGGGCGGCTctggtaagaccactcttgctagATCTATTTATGAAGAACGTCTTATTAAGGACCATTTTGATATTCGTGCGTGGGCTACCATCTCTCAAGAATATGTCATTAGAGATATTTTTGCAAGATTCCTTCGTCAGTTAAATATTGAAGTTGATGACGATTTGAGTGAGGATGAATTAGGAGGAAAGTTGTATAGGCATCTGTATGGTAGAAGATACCTAATTAtaatggatgatatgtggagcaTTGATGCATGGAATAGAGTTAGAAATTATTTTCCAAAAAACGAAAATGGCAGCAGAATAGTAGTAACAACTAGGCAATCAGATTTGGCTTCTAAATTACCCAACTCTAATAGCCTTGGGATGGAACTTTTGGATGAGGCTGAAAGTTGGAAGCTTCTATCCAAAATTGTGTTTGGGAAAGAAGGTTGCCCTCTTGAATTGGAGGAAATTGgagaaaatattggaaaaagCTGCAAAGGACTTCCGTTGTCAATTGTTGTGGTGGGAGGCATTTTGGCCAAGTCCAAACGTACAAGAGAGTGTTGGGAAGAGATAGGGGAAAACTTGAATGCAAGTGTCATTAATTTAGAGGATGATGAACGTTGCTTGAAAATACTATACATGAGTTACAAGCAATTGCCAATACATTTGAAACCATGTTTTCTCTATATGGGAGTTTTTCCCGAAGATGAGGAGATTTTTATCTCTGAGCTCATTAAGTTTTGGGTTGCGGAAGGATTTCTGAAACCTGTAAGAGGGAAAAGCTTGGAAGAGATAGCAAAAGAGTGTTTAAAAGACCTTATAGGTAGAAATCTTGTTTTAAGGTCTACTCAATATACGAACTGCTGCCAAATTCATGACTTGTTGAGAGACTTGTGTTTGAGAGAAGCTGAAAACGAAAGGTTTTATAATACGACATCAGATAATGTAGGCATAAGCGTCTTGCCGCTTATGTCACAAGCTCGTTCTTTGACATGGAATGTTCGACGAGAACTATCACCTCTCTATCTGAGCTTGTTGAGGATAGTgaaaacacctagaaccgaatGGTCCGAAGAAGATTTATTTGGACACATGGATCAATTAGTTAACTCACGGTTCCTTCAAATAGAAATGTACATAAGAAGAGAGGGGAATTTTCCTTGTTCAATATGGCGATTTTGGAATCTACAAACACTAATTGTTCACATTGATAGAGAGGTTATTACTGCACCAACTGATTTTTGGTACATGCCTCACATCAGGCATGTTCAGTTCCTACGTCTTCGTCTGACAGATCCTCCTAACGACCAAGATGACATTATTTTGGGAAATCTGCGAAGGCTTGGGACAGTATTAGATTTCAAGTGTAGCGAACAAGTAGTCAAAAAAATTcgcaatataaaaaaattgattttttataatGGGGGAGATGATGAGATGTATTGTCTGAGCAATCTTGACTGTCTAACTAAACTTGAGTCCTTAGAATGCACTTTTTCTGGAAAATGTGTAATCAACTTTCCCCATTCGCTCAAGAGATTGAATCTTCGTAGCGACGAATCAAAGTTTTGGAGGCAAGACACATTGGATATGATAGGCGTGTTGCCCCATCTTCAGAAGCTCACACTCTATAAGGGGGTATTCAACGAAGGGAAGTGGGAAACAATTGAAGGCCAATTTCTCACCCTCAAATTCTTGAGTCTTGAGTGTTGCAGTAATTTAGAAATCTGGGAAATTGAAAGCTCCCACTTTCCATGCCTTGAGCACCTTCATCTTCTTGGTCTAGAGAAATTGCGGGAAATCCCTTTAGATTTCGCAGAAATATCCACACTTAGAGGAATTGTTATGGAATATTGTAGCGATTCGGCTGTGGTTTCTGCAAAAAGAATATCAGAGGAACACGAGGACTATTACGGGGTAGGATCCCTTCAAGTTCTCGTTCACCTCAATTATGAGAACGAAGAAGGACTGGAGAGCTTGGATAGTCCTAACTTTGGCGTTGAACGTTTCTGA
- the LOC131024771 gene encoding late blight resistance protein R1-A-like, which produces MTAAYASLVSAMNIINNLHHHPRPPISLHIQQVESLTQKINFLLQFLQGYNPHRDYSKEADPLECRIADAAYAAECTIESHILNQFTNNGENMSDDGLYEALEKVIKDMASIEEEAKQSQARVGFQHQLHSDSSRSSSIPQQSIIVGADDLKRQMMDKLTSDCRDLQITSIVGMGGSGKTTLARTVCEERLIKKHFHICAWATISQEYSIREIFAALLRQLNIRVDDNLREHELGFKLYQHLYHRRYLIIMDDMWSIDAWDRVRNYFPNDKYGSRIVVTTRLLELASKLPNSDSIGMKLLDEADSWELLSKTVFGKEGCPLELEEIGKEIGKGCKGLPLSIVVVGGLLAKSKHTRECWEEIGENLNASVLNVEDDERCLKILYMSYKQLSIHLKPCFLYIGVFPEDKEIFISELIKFWVAEGFVKAVSGKSLEEIAKEYLKDLIRRNLVLRSIRSRGNLVLNSTGAIGKWGEKCCKIHDLLRDLCLREAEKERFYNTASDNEDISVLPPMSQARSLTWNVRRKLSPFNMSLLRIVKIIGDEWVEELFGHTDQLVNSRFLQIGDFEIREGNFPCSIWQFWNLETLIIDSPYEVITAPTEFWYMPRIRHVEFDEGLRLPDPPNDQDDIVLGNLHRLRTLLDFKCSEQVVKKIPNIKELVFYNLEERDDEMYCLSNLDRLTKLESLDCFTSPISAINFPHSLKSLVLCITRYYFRWKDILDKVGVLPHLEKLTLGLGWFNEWETTEGQFRSLKFLTLNHTDDLKIWEIESSHFPCLKRLHLIGVHKLQEIPLEFAEIPTLNEICVEFCSDSAVVSAKRISEEHEGYYGEGALQVLVELGSNNEAGLGLESMDSLNFHVNRYA; this is translated from the coding sequence ATGACAGCAGCTTATGCATCTCTGGTTTCTGCTATGAATATCATAAACAACCTTCACCATCATCCTCGCCCTCCTATTTCTCTCCACATTCAACAAGTTGAGTCTCTCACTCAAAAGATTAATTTCCTGCTCCAATTTCTCCAAGGCTATAACCCCCATCGTGACTACTCCAAAGAAGCAGATCCATTGGAATGTCGCATTGCAGATGCAGCTTATGCTGCCGAATGCACCATTGAATCTCATATTTTAAATCAGTTCACAAATAATGGAGAAAATATGAGTGATGATGGCTTGTATGAAGCTCTCGAGAAGGTGATAAAAGACATGGCTTCTATCGAAGAGGAGGCCAAGCAAAGTCAAGCCAGAGTTGGATTCCAACATCAGCTGCATTCGGATTCCTCGAGATCTTCTTCGATTCCGCAGCAGAGTATCATCGTGGGTGCTGATGATCTCAAGCGTCAAATGATGGATAAGCTAACTTCTGATTGCCGTGATCTACAAATCACTTCCATTGTAGGGATGGGCGGCTCgggtaagaccactcttgctagAACTGTTTGTGAGGAACGTCTTATTAAGAAGCATTTTCATATTTGTGCTTGGGCTACCATCTCTCAAGAATATAGCATTAGAGAAATTTTTGCAGCTCTTCTTCGTCAGTTAAATATAAGAGTTGATGACAATTTGAGGGAGCATGAATTAGGATTTAAATTGTATCAACATCTTTATCATAGAAGATACCTAATTAtaatggatgatatgtggagcaTTGATGCTTGGGATAGAGTTAGAAATTATTTCCCAAATGACAAATATGGTAGCAGAATAGTGGTAACAACTAGGTTATTAGAGTTGGCTTCTAAATTACCTAACTCTGATAGCATTGGGATGAAACTTTTGGACGAGGCTGATAGTTGGGAGCTTCTCTCCAAAACTGTGTTTGGGAAAGAAGGTTGCCCTCTTGAATTGGAGGAAATCGGAAAAGAGATTGGAAAAGGCTGCAAAGGACTTCCATTGTCAATTGTTGTGGTGGGAGGCCTTTTAGCAAAGTCCAAACATACAAGAGAGTGTTGGGAAGAGATAGGGGAAAACTTGAATGCAAGTGTACTTAATGTAGAGGATGATGAACGTTGCTTGAAAATACTATACATGAGTTACAAGCAATTGTCAATACATTTGAAACCATGTTTTCTCTATATAGGAGTTTTTCCCGAAGATAAGGAGATTTTTATCTCAGAGCTAATTAAATTTTGGGTTGCGGAAGGATTTGTGAAAGCAGTAAGTGGGAAAAGCTTGGAAGAGATAGCGAAAGAGTATTTAAAAGACCTTATTAGAAGAAATCTTGTTTTAAGGAGTATTAGAAGTAGAGGAAATCTTGTTTTAAATAGTACTGGAGCTATAGGAAAGTGGGGAGAGAAGTGCTGCAAAATTCATGACTTGTTGAGAGACTTGTGCTTGCGAGAAGCTGAAAAAGAAAGGTTTTATAATACGGCATCAGATAATGAAGACATAAGTGTCTTGCCGCCTATGTCACAAGCTCGTTCTTTGACGTGGAATGTTAGACGAAAACTATCACCTTTCAATATGAGCTTGTTGAGGATAGTGAAAATAATTGGAGACGAATGGGTCGAAGAATTATTTGGACACACGGATCAATTAGTTAACTCACGGTTCCTTCAAATAGGTGATTTCGAGATAAGAGAGGGGAATTTTCCTTGTTCAATATGGCAGTTTTGGAATCTAGAAACACTAATTATTGACTCTCCTTATGAGGTTATCACTGCGCCAACTGAGTTTTGGTACATGCCTCGCATTAGGCATGTTGAGTTCGACGAAGGTCTTCGTCTCCCAGATCCTCCTAACGACCAAGATGATATTGTTTTGGGAAATCTCCACAGGCTGAGGACACTATTAGATTTCAAGTGTAGCGAACAAGTGGTCAAAAAAATTCCCAATATAAAAGAACTGGTTTTTTATAATTTGGAAGAGCGTGATGATGAGATGTATTGTTTGAGCAATCTCGATCGTCTAACTAAACTTGAGTCCTTGGATTGCTTCACTTCTCCAATAAGTGCAATCAACTTTCCCCATTCGCTCAAGAGTTTAGTTCTTTGTATCACCAGATATTATTTTCGGTGGAAAGACATATTGGATAAGGTAGGTGTGTTGCCGCATCTTGAGAAGCTCACACTCGGGTTGGGATGGTTCAACGAATGGGAAACAACTGAAGGCCAATTTCGCAGCCTCAAATTCTTGACTCTTAACCATACCGATGATCTAAAAATCTGGGAAATTGAAAGCTCTCACTTTCCATGCCTTAAGCGCCTTCATCTTATTGGAGTACATAAGTTGCAGGAAATCCCTTTAGAATTCGCAGAAATACCCACACTTAATGAAATTTGTGTGGAGTTCTGCAGCGATTCGGCTGTGGTTTCTGCTAAAAGAATATCAGAGGAACACGAGGGTTATTACGGGGAAGGAGCCCTTCAAGTTCTCGTTGAACTCGGGAGTAATAACGAAGCAGGACTAGGATTGGAGAGCATGGATAGTCTTAACTTTCATGTTAACCGTTACGCATGA
- the LOC130985032 gene encoding putative late blight resistance protein homolog R1B-16, which produces MAAAYATLLSAMNIINNLHHHPRPPVSLHIQQVESLTQKIRFLLEFLQGYNSHRGYSKEADPLEMRIADAAYAAEYAIESHIFDQYTNNGENMSSDGLYEALEKVIEDMASIEKEAKKIQGRVGVQHQLHKNSTPPDSSRSSSIGQQSSMVGADDVKLQMMDKLTSDRLHLQIIHIVGMGGSGKTTLARTVYEERLIKDHFDICAWATISQEYIIKEIFAGLLRQLNIEVDDILSEDELGEKLYKHLYGRRYLIIMDDMWSIHSWDRVRNYFPDNKNRSRIVVTTRLSDLASKLPNSDSLGMKLLDEAHSWDLLSKTVFGEEGCPFELEEIGKKIVKSCRGLPLSIVVVGGLLAKSNHEKEFWEDIGENLNASVNLEDDERCLKILYMSYKQLPIHLKPCFLYMGVFPEDELIEISKLVKFWVAEGFLKAVRGKSLEQIAKKYLKDLIGRNLVLRGTNMKGKKCCQIHDLLRDLCLREAEKERFYNTTLDNEAISALPPMSQARSLTWNVQKIRSPLNMSLLRIVKTTRDEWVEEDLFVHADQLVNSRFLQIASDGISKGCFPCSIWRFWNLQTLIVDMILDEVTAPTDFWYMPRIRHVEFKKLCLPDPPNDQDDIVLGNLQSLGKVFDFKCSEQVVKKIPNIKELVFENWGERDADMYCLSNLDCLTKLESLDCTFSGKGVINFPHSLKRLNLCSFYYCLEDTLDKVGVLPHLQNLTLEWGRFNEGKWETPEGQFRSLKFLTLRYSRNLEIWKIESSHFPCLERLHLIQVMKLREIPLDFAEIPTLREICVDWCSDSVVVSAKRISEEHEDYYGEGALHVRVHLWSDNEAGLESLDSPNFRVKRL; this is translated from the coding sequence ATGGCAGCTGCTTATGCAACTCTACTTTCTGCTATGAATATCATAAACAACCTTCACCATCATCCCCGCCCTCCTGTTTCTCTCCACATTCAACAAGTTGAGTCTCTCACTCAAAAAATCAGATTCCTGCTTGAATTTCTCCAAGGCTATAACTCCCATCGTGGCTACTCCAAAGAAGCGGATCCATTGGAGATGCGCATTGCAGATGCAGCTTATGCAGCTGAATACGCCATtgaatctcatattttcgaTCAGTACACAAATAATGGAGAAAATATGAGTTCTGATGGCCTTTATGAAGCTCTGGAGAAGGTGATAGAAGACATGGCTTCTATCGAAAAGGAGGCCAAGAAAATTCAAGGGAGAGTTGGAGTCCAACATCAGCTGCATAAAAACTCAACGCCTCCTGATTCCTCGAGATCTTCTTCGATCGGGCAGCAGAGTAGCATGGTGGGTGCTGATGATGTCAAGCTTCAAATGATGGATAAGCTCACTTCTGATCGCCTTCATCTACAAATCATTCACATTGTAGGGATGGGCGGCTCgggtaagaccactcttgctagAACTGTTTATGAAGAACGTCTTATTAAGGACCATTTTGATATTTGTGCGTGGGCTACCATCTCTCAAGAATATATCATTAAGGAAATTTTTGCAGGACTCCTTCGTCAGTTAAATATTGAAGTTGATGACATTTTGAGTGAGGATGAATTAGGAGAAAAGTTGTATAAACATCTTTATGGTAGAAGATACCTAATTAtaatggatgatatgtggagcaTTCACTCATGGGATAGAGTTAGGAATTATTTTCCGGATAACAAAAATCGTAGCAGAATAGTGGTAACAACAAGGCTATCAGATTTGGCTTCTAAATTACCTAACTCTGATAGCCTTGGGATGAAACTTTTGGATGAGGCTCATAGTTGGGACCTTCTCTCCAAAACTGTGTTTGGGGAAGAAGGTTGCCCTTTCGAATTGGaggaaataggaaaaaaaattgtaaaaagtTGCAGAGGACTTCCATTGTCCATTGTTGTGGTTGGAGGCCTTTTGGCCAAGTCCAATCACGAAAAAGAGTTTTGGGAAGACATAGGGGAAAATTTGAATGCAAGTGTCAATTTAGAGGATGATGAACGCTGCTTGAAAATACTGTATATGAGTTACAAACAACTGCCAATACATTTGAAACCATGTTTTCTCTATATGGGAGTTTTTCCCGAAGATGAGTTGATTGAAATCTCAAAGCTCGTCAAATTTTGGGTTGCGGAAGGATTTCTGAAAGCAGTAAGAGGGAAAAGCTTGGAACAGATAGCAAAAAAGTATTTAAAAGACCTTATTGGTAGAAATCTTGTTTTAAGGGGTACTAATATGAAAGGAAAAAAGTGCTGCCAAATTCATGACTTGTTGAGAGACTTGTGCTTGAGAGAAGCTGAAAAAGAAAGGTTTTATAATACGACATTAGATAATGAAGCCATAAGCGCCTTGCCGCCTATGTCACAAGCTCGTTCTTTGACGTGGAATGTTCAAAAAATACGATCACCTCTTAACATGAGCTTGTTGAGGATAGTGAAAACAACTAGAGACGAATGGGTCGAAGAAGATTTATTTGTACATGCGGATCAATTAGTTAACTCACGGTTCCTTCAAATAGCTTCTGACGGAATAAGCAAGGGGTGTTTTCCTTGTTCAATTTGGCGATTTTGGAATCTACAAACACTAATTGTTGACATGATCCTCGATGAGGTCACTGCGCCAACTGATTTTTGGTACATGCCTCGCATCAGGCATGTTGAGTTCAAAAAGCTTTGTCTGCCGGATCCTCCTAACGATCAAGATGACATTGTTTTGGGAAATCTGCAAAGCCTGGGGAAAGTATTCGATTTCAAGTGTAGCGAACAAGTGGTCAAGAAAATTCCCAACATAAAAGAATTGGTTTTTGAAAATTGGGGAGAGCGTGATGCTGACATGTATTGTTTAAGCAATCTCGATTGTCTAACTAAACTTGAGTCCTTGGATTGCACTTTTTCTGGAAAGGGTGTAATCAACTTTCCCCATTCGCTCaagagattgaatctttgtagCTTCTATTATTGTTTGGAAGATACATTGGATAAGGTAGGTGTGTTGCCCCATCTTCAGAATCTCACGCTCGAGTGGGGGAGGTTCAACGAAGGGAAGTGGGAAACACCTGAAGGCCAATTTCGCAGCCTCAAATTCTTGACTCTTCGCTATAGTCGTAATCTAGAAATCTGGAAAATTGAAAGCTCCCACTTTCCATGCCTTGAGCGACTTCATCTTATTCAAGTAATGAAGTTGCGGGAAATCCCTTTAGATTTCGCAGAAATACCCACACTTAGAGAAATTTGTGTGGACTGGTGCAGCGATTCAGTTGTGGTCTCTGCTAAAAGAATATCAGAGGAACACGAGGACTATTACGGGGAAGGAGCCCTTCATGTTCGCGTTCACCTTTGGAGTGATAACGAAGCAGGACTGGAGAGCTTGGATAGTCCTAACTTTCGTGTTAAACGTTTATGA
- the LOC131024770 gene encoding zinc transporter 1-like, which translates to MATGHKIIFLMAVSAAASAAANDCMSYDTEAEEGNKSEALKLKLVAIASILTAGINFPLLGRKLLVLRPKNDIFLMVKAFACGVVLATGFVHILLDAFRSLTSPASATPHGPNSPSRDSSPWRPPSPRKEAALRGLATSPRSESCKTPGGGGWQVLGAIL; encoded by the coding sequence ATGGCCACTGGTCACAAAATAATCTTCCTCATGGCTGTCTCAGCCGCCGCCTCAGCGGCCGCAAACGACTGCATGAGCTATGACACCGAAGCCGAGGAAGGCAACAAGAGCGAAGCCCTAAAGCTGAAACTGGTGGCGATTGCTTCGATCCTCACCGCGGGCATCAACTTCCCGCTCCTCGGTCGGAAGCTGCTCGTTCTCCGCCCCAAAAACGACATATTCCTGATGGTCAAGGCCTTCGCCTGCGGCGTCGTGCTGGCGACGGGATTCGTCCATATTCTCCTCGACGCATTCCGCAGCTTGACATCCCCTGCATCAGCCACACCCCATGGGCCGAATTCCCCTTCTCGGGATTCATCGCCATGGCGACCGCCGTCACCAAGGAAAGAAGCAGCACTTCGTGGGCTGGCGACTTCGCCCAGATCGGAGAGTTGCAAGACTCCGGGCGGTGGTGGCTGGCAGGTGTTGGGTGCGATTCTGTAG